Proteins encoded by one window of Vitis vinifera cultivar Pinot Noir 40024 chromosome 10, ASM3070453v1:
- the LOC104880518 gene encoding pentatricopeptide repeat-containing protein At4g19191, mitochondrial, with translation MTWPGRDHGEGKADHPHSYFGLKPSSNMLKTSLSLNLLNRFPLKFKNFPTIQTQPFSSSFSSLLDLCTKPQLLQQVHARFILHGLHQNPLLSSKLINCYANLGHLNLSQQVFISISNPDSVVHNAILRNLSKFGESKKALLVYQEMVMKCMYPDEGTYPFVLNSCSRLSDVEYGKRVHGQVVKLGFDSYDLVGNALVEMYRRCGDSGNLQEPVEGEAINDLAYWNSLIFEAYQNGNAQESFRVFKRMRMQRLEPDSVTVINLLRSSVVLNSLKAGKFIHCLVVVGYLCENLSVNTALLSMYSKFSSLEDARLSFEKMPERDCVVWNIMISAYSQNRHPKETLELLIQMGRCGVRADLFTAIPATSSIAELKCLAWGKQMHAHVIRNGLDYQVSVHNSLIDMYCKSNRLEAAQKVFDLVKDKTVVSWSSMIKGYVSHERSHDALSLFTKMKLDGFKVDCVTIINVLPACVNLGALEQVKYLHGYSVKSGLNSTSSMNSALLISYAKCGCIDMARNLFDEEELDGKDVITWNSMISAYSKHGEWSECFVLYNKMKQSGLKPDRVTFLGLLTACVNSGLVRKGWECLKEMTETYGYQPNQEHYACMVDLLGRAGHISEAEELIKTMPFKPDARVWGSLLSACKMHSETGLAVFAAEKLVSMEPKNAGNYILLSNIYAAAGKWDGVAKMRSFLRDSGLKKTPGCSWLEINGQVHEFRVADRSHPMSVKIYTILGNLELEIKEARDSGRQSWN, from the coding sequence ATGACATGGCCAGGAAGGGATCATGGTGAAGGGAAGGCTGATCATCCACATTCTTACTTTGGGCTTAAACCTTCATCTAACATGCTCAAAACTTCACTCTCGCTAAATCTCCTCAACCGTTTCCCtctaaaattcaaaaacttTCCCACCATCCAAACACAACCATTCAGCAGCTCCTTCTCCTCTCTCTTAGACCTCTGCACCAAACCACAGCTTCTTCAACAAGTACATGCCAGGTTCATCCTCCATGGCCTCCACCAGAACCCCTTGCTCTCGTCCAAACTCATTAACTGTTATGCCAATCTGGGCCACCTCAATCTCTCCCAACAAGTTTTCATTTCTATCTCCAACCCAGATTCGGTTGTCCACAACGCAATCCTCAGAAACCTTTCAAAGTTTGGTGAATCCAAGAAAGCCCTTTTGGTGTACCAAGAAATGGTTATGAAATGTATGTATCCAGATGAAGGTACCTACCCTTTTGTGTTGAATTCCTGTTCTCGTCTCTCGGATGTTGAATACGGAAAAAGGGTTCACGGGCAGGTGGTTAAACTGGGCTTTGATTCTTACGATTTGGTGGGTAATGCTTTGGTGGAAATGTACCGGCGTTGTGGAGATTCTGGGAATTTGCAAGAACCGGTGGAGGGAGAGGCTATTAACGATTTGGCTTATTggaattctttaatttttgagGCTTATCAAAATGGAAATGCTCAAGAGAGCTTTCGGGTTTTCAAGAGGATGAGAATGCAGAGACTTGAACCGGATTCAGTTACTGTAATCAATTTGTTAAGATCCAGCGTGGTTTTGAATTCATTGAAAGCAGGAAAATTTATTCACTGTTTGGTTGTTGTGGGCTACCTGTGTGAAAATTTGTCTGTGAATACTGCTCTGTTGAGTATGTACTCTAAATTCAGCAGTTTGGAGGATGCCAGGTTGTCATTCGAGAAAATGCCTGAAAGGGACTGTGTTGTGTGGAATATAATGATATCAGCATATTCCCAAAATAGACACCCTAAGGAAACCCTGGAACTTTTAATCCAGATGGGGAGATGTGGGGTTAGAGCCGATTTGTTTACTGCAATTCCAGCTACGTCTTCCATTGCAGAACTGAAATGTCTTGCATGGGGAAAACAAATGCATGCCCATGTGATAAGGAATGGTTTGGATTATCAAGTGTCAGTTCATaattctttgattgatatgTATTGTAAATCCAATCGATTAGAAGCTGCACAAAAAGTTTTTGATTTGGTGAAAGACAAGACTGTGGTTTCATGGAGCTCAATGATCAAAGGATATGTAAGCCATGAGAGATCTCATGATGCTTTGTCACTCTTCACCAAGATGAAATTGGATGGTTTTAAAGTTGATTGTGTTACAATAATTAATGTCTTGCCCGCATGCGTGAATCTGGGGGCATTAGAACAAGTGAAATACCTTCATGGATATTCAGTCAAATCCGGTCTaaactcaacatcttccatgaatTCAGCACTCCTCATAAGCTATGCAAAATGTGGGTGCATAGATATGGCAAGGAACCTCTTTGATGAAGAGGAACTAGATGGTAAGGATGTGATCACTTGGAACTCTATGATCAGTGCATATTCAAAGCATGGAGAGTGGTCTGAATGCTTTGTGCTGTACAACAAAATGAAGCAATCAGGACTGAAACCAGATCGAGTAACCTTTCTTGGGTTATTGACTGCTTGTGTTAATTCAGGTCTTGTGAGAAAAGGGTGGGAGTGTTTGAAGGAGATGACAGAAACCTATGGCTACCAACCCAACCAGGAACACTATGCTTGCATGGTGGATCTTCTAGGGCGGGCAGGACATATCAGTGAAGCTGAAGAGCTAATAAAAACTATGCCCTTCAAACCTGATGCTCGGGTTTGGGGCTCATTGTTGAGCGCTTGTAAGATGCATTCAGAAACAGGACTTGCAGTATTTGCAGCTGAGAAGCTCGTAAGTATGGAACCAAAAAATGCCGGAAACTACATTTTGCTCTCTAACATCTATGCTGCAGCAGGGAAGTGGGATGGAGTTGCTAAGATGAGAAGTTTTCTTAGGGATAGTGGTTTGAAGAAAACCCCTGGCTGTAGCTGGCTGGAGATAAATGGGCAGGTGCATGAATTTCGTGTTGCTGATCGATCTCATCCAATGTCGGTCAAGATATATACCATCTTAGGAAATCTGGAGCTGGAAATCAAGGAGGCTAGAGATTCGGGAAGACAATCTTGGAACTGA
- the LOC100241169 gene encoding putative ALA-interacting subunit 2 produces the protein MDADGGSASAVGIEGRPVSLHSGQPRALYQFTQQSLPACKPVLTPGWVIATFLLIGAIFIPVGLVSLHASQNVVEIVERYDAECIPEKYQSNKVAYIRDSSIPKNCTRYLKVHKHMKAPISVYYQLDNFYQNHRRYVKSRSDQQLLHGLKYNDTSSCKPEQLNNGLPIVPCGLIAWSLFNDTFNFVRRSEEMKINRKNIAWKSDRDHKFGKEVYPFNFQNGTLIGGGKLDPRIPLSDQEDLIVWMRTAALPSFRKLYGRIEEDIDADDVIVVHLSNNYNTYSFGGKKKLVLSTSSWLGGKNNFLGIAYIFVGSSCIFTSIVFMLLHVKNPR, from the exons ATGGATGCAGATGGAGGGAGTGCCTCAGCGGTTGGTATTGAAGGCCGACCAGTTTCCCTCCATTCAGGGCAGCCAAGAG CTCTATATCAATTTACACAGCAGAGTCTCCCAGCATGTAAACCTGTATTGACACCAGGATGG GTTATTGCCACGTTTTTGTTGATCGGTGCCATTTTTATTCCTGTTGGTCTTGTTTCTCTCCATGCCTCACAAAAT GTTGTAGAAATTGTAGAACGTTATGATGCTGAATGTATACCAGAAAAGTACCAAAGCAACAAGGTTGCTTATATCAGAGATAGCTCAATTCCCAAAAACTGTACTCGGTACTTAAAG GTGCACAAACATATGAAAGCTCCGATTTCCGTCTACTACCAACTTGATAACTTCTATCAGAACCACCGCCG GTATGTCAAAAGCAGAAGCGATCAGCAGCTCCTGCATGGACTGAAGTACAATGACACAAGTTCCTGTAAACCTGAACAATTGAACAATGGTCTCCCAATTGTCCCTTGTGGGTTGATAGCTTGGAGTTTGTTTAATGACACATTTAACTTTGTCCGAAGGTCagaggaaatgaaaattaacaGGAAAAACATTGCATGGAAGAGTGACCGGGATCACAAATTTGGCAAGGAAGTGTATCCCTTCAATTTCCAGAATGGGACTTTGATTGGAGGTGGAAAGCTAGATCCAAGGATTCCT CTGAGCGATCAAGAGGATCTTATTGTATGGATGCGTACTGCAGCACTCCCTAGCTTCCGAAAGTTATATGGAAGAATTGAAGAGGATATAGATGCAGATGATGTTATTGTTGTTCACCTCAGTAACAACTACAACACGTACAGTTTTGGTGGGAAGAAAAAGCTTGTTCTTTCCACATCCTCTTGGTTGGGAGGAAAGAATAACTTCCTTGGGATAGCATACATTTTTGTTGGTTCTTCCTGTATATTCACGTCAATTGTCTTCATGTTGCTTCATGTGAAAAACCCGAGGTAA
- the LOC100251432 gene encoding agamous-like MADS-box protein AGL62: MANINMVKKQSMGRQKIEIKKIEKKSSLEVTFSKRRTGLFKKAGELCVLCGAEAAVIVFSPGRRAFVFGHPSADAVIDRFLHRETNSRALVPAGQVHGHVQRQYLEALGRLEVKKEQEETVGGDGEGGFWWDAPIENMGLNELEQFRGSLEELRKKVADRVEEMTMMMMMESGPSSTAMVEYAAPPQEYNSSGGVLHGHDLAAQGVPHGFDFGFGFDEHLF, translated from the coding sequence ATGGCAAACATAAATATGgtgaaaaaacagagcatgggAAGACAGAAGATCGAaatcaaaaaaattgagaagaaaagttCCTTGGAGGTCACCTTCTCCAAGCGTCGAACAGGACTCTTCAAGAAGGCCGGCGAGCTCTGCGTTTTGTGCGGTGCTGAGGCCGCCGTCATCGTCTTCTCTCCGGGCAGGAGGGCCTTCGTCTTCGGCCACCCCTCTGCGGACGCTGTCATCGATCGCTTCCTCCATCGCGAGACCAACTCTCGTGCGCTTGTTCCGGCGGGACAGGTGCACGGACACGTTCAGAGGCAATACTTGGAGGCTCTTGGAAGGCTGGAGGTGAAGAAGGAGCAAGAAGAGACGGTGGGGGGAGATGGGGAGGGTGGGTTTTGGTGGGACGCGCCCATTGAGAACATGGGGTTGAATGAACTGGAGCAGTTCAGGGGTTCCCTTGAGGAGCTGAGGAAGAAGGTGGCGGATCGAGTGGAGGAGATGaccatgatgatgatgatggagaGCGGTCCTTCTTCGACTGCCATGGTTGAATATGCAGCGCCACCGCAGGAGTATAATTCTTCTGGTGGTGTTCTGCATGGCCATGATTTGGCTGCACAGGGTGTTCCTCATGGTTTCGATTTTGGGTTCGGTTTCGACGAACACCTTTTCTGA